Below is a genomic region from Clostridia bacterium.
GCAACACGGTCCTTCAAACCCTTCTCCCTCACAGCCTGAGCGGCTCCGATCGGTGCCGGGCTACTCAGAGCTATGATTCCATCTAGGTTAGGATAGGCTTTGAGAAGGTTGAGAGTCTTGACATATGCCTCTTGCTGGTTCTCATTTGTCGGTATTCGCTCTGCAACTAGCTTGAGTCCCGGGTAGACTTGCTTGGCATGCGCCAGCCCATAGTCAATCCAGGCGTTAAGGTTCTCGGCTTCCAGCCCGCCGGTGAGAACAGCGTAGTTCCCCGTCTTTCTCCCCAACTTGTCCACAAACAGATCCCATATATGCTCGCCATAGACCTTGTCGTCGATCTGGTGTACCGATAGATCCACTACCGCCTTGTCAGCAGGGGTGTCCCAGTCGAGCACTACGATGCCCTTCTGTCTCGCCTTCTTCAAGACCGGAGTAACTGCGGCAGGATCATTTGGAGCTATGCATATCGCGTCAACGCCGCGGCTGATGTAGTCTTCGATCATCTTGACCTGTACAGCGGCGTCGATCTGAGTGGGTCCCGCGTAGATAACTTCGGCGCCAAGATCAATTCCCGCCTGAAGAGCGCCTTTCTCGGACGCGTTGAAATACGGGATCCCCATCAGCTTCGGCATTATGAGAATTCTGTACTTTTTCGCCCCGACCACGCCTGTGAAAAACATCGACATGACCAGCAAAAACAGGATACTGACAGCGATTCTTCTCTTCATCATTGCCCCTCCATTCTTGATCCGCGCTACATCAGTCACCGAGTCTGCGTGCTTTCCGGCAGCATGTGCCGTTGGACAACCACACCCCCGTCCTAGTGCTCAGCTCCGGTGCCAGCGCCAGCGCTAACGTCAGCGGCTTTTGGCCTGATAGAGCCGCGAATTTGGCTGTAGCGGCTCAAAACCAGAACGGAGACGAGTATTACCCCCATGATCGCGTCCGTGATGAACCGGTTCGTCCCAAGTATGTTTAGGCCGTTCGAAATCACCTGAATAATGCATATGGCAATCATAGTCCCGAGCACGCTTCCCCTGCCCCCGGCCATGTCAGTCCCGCCCAGAACTGCAGCCGAAATGCTCTGAAGCAGATAGGAAGAGCCGAGGGTCACTTTGGCCGAATTGTAGCGGGAGATCATGATCATCGAAGCAATTCCGGCCATGATGGAGGAGTATACATACGCTTGCAGCAACGCCTTCTTTACATCTATCCCTGAGAATTGGGACGCTGTTCGATTGCTGCCGGTCATGCACATCTTCATCCCCCAAGGGGTTCGATTGAGCAGCACATGCGCTATTACCGCGGCTAAAGCAAAGATCAGAATCGGCACAGGGATCTTGGCTACGGCGCCGCTGCCAAGGAAGTAGAACTCCTCCGGGTATCCCGATATGGATCCTCCTTTGGTCAGCCGCATGCACACGCCTTCCAGCAGTATTTTCATCCCAAGCGTTACCAGGATGGGGCTGACTCCGATGAAAGCCACAATATAGCCGCTCGCTGCTCCCATCGCAGCAGCCGCAGCCATCGCAGCCAGAACCGCTGCCAGAATCGTCGCATACGTCCCCATTCCGAGATCGCTTCTCACCATCACGAAGGCGGCGATTATCCCCGATAGCGCAGAGATCGAGCTGATTGCGAGGTTTATCCCGCCTGTGAGTATCACCATCATCATCCCAAGAGTGAGAAGCCCGAACTCAGGGACTTGGAATAGAACCGTTTGAATGTTATTCCAGCTCATAAAGCCCGTCGGCGACAGGATCGAGAAGAGGATCACTACTCCGACAAGGACAGCTATGAGGACGGAATGCTGTTCCCAAGCTCGCTTCATCAAGATGCCTCCGCTTCACAGACCGACTTCAGGCGATGTCGATCTTGCACATGGATCTTTCAGTGTTCCTCCGACGAATCACATCGAAGCAAACTGCAGATAGGATGATAATGCCGACGATCACCTGCTGCCAGTATGTAGGTATCCATGCCAGGATAAGACCGTTGTTGATTATCCCGATCATGAGCAATCCCAGAAGCGTCCCGAACACACTGCCCTCGCCGCCCAGCGCATTGGCTCCGCCTAGAACTACTACAGCGATGACCTGCAGATCAAATCCGGCAAAAGCGTTCGGGTCGACCATCTTGACTATGGAGGAGTGCACAACTGCCGCGATTCCGGCCATGAAGCCGATATAGGAATAGACAAACATGGTGATCCGACTTACGTTGAACCCCGTTCTCCGGGCTGCATCGAGATTGCCGCCCATGGCGTAGATTCCTCTGCCCACCACCGTGTGGTTGAGAACGAACCAGGTGACCAAGGCTGCCGCTGCCAGGAATACGACTTGGATGGGCAACCCGAGCACAGTGATATCCCCAAAATCCTGGAACCACTGCGGCAGGTTCGTTATCCAGGTTCCGTTCGTGCAGTACAGGTTCAGGCCATTATACACACTCACTGTGCCAAGAGTCACAACGATCGGGGGCAAGTTGAAAGCGGCGATACAGAAGCCGTTTATGAAGCCCATAAGAGCTCCGAACACGCCTGCAAGGACAAACACAACAGACAGGTTCAGGTTCATGCTCAGCATGAGCCGCCCGGTCATCACAGTCACCACAGCAGTGACGGCGCCCACCGACACGTCTATTCCGCCCGTGAGAATCGCCATGAGCATGCCCATGGCCACCATGCCCATAACTGCGTTGGCTTTGAGAAGATCAAGTGCGTTTTCCCATGTCAGAAACGCTCTGTTCCTAATCGATATCGCAATGCTGATGGCCACTATGATATACAGAATATTAGCTTCTTTGCGCTTCAGGACGCCTACCATGAACTCTCACCAGCTTCAACGTCACATGTCGAGCCTGAGCCGAGAATCGCTCTATCTAGGATATCTCCCTCCGAGTAGCAGTTGCCGGCGAGCTCGCTCACGATTCGCCCTCTTCTCATGATCAATATCCGGTCGCTTATGGCGAGTATCTCGGGGATTTCCGACGATATCACGATTATGCCCAGGCCTGTTTCAGCCAGCCTCCGAAGCAGCCTGTGGATCTCGCTTTTGGCCCCAATATCGATACCGTGGGTAGGTTCGTCTATGATCAATATGCGAAGCTCGCATGCCAACCACTTGGCGATCACTGCCTTCTGCTGATTCCCGCCGGAGAAGTTGCCTATCGGCATGTGCGGATACGGAGGAGTAATGCGCAACTTATCTATCCAATGTTCTGCTATCTGTCTTCTTTTGTTCTCGTCCACAAGCCCGAGTGAATTCTTGATCTTGTCGACTATGGTGATTGTCTCATTCTCTTCAAGGGTCTTGTCCAGAGCCAGTCCCTCGATCTTCCGATTCTCGGGGACATAGCCAATGCCCATCTTCACGGCCTGTGACGTAGACGCTATGCTGACCGCGCGGCCGTCCAGATAGATCTCGCCCTCGTCAGGCTGGCTGCA
It encodes:
- a CDS encoding autoinducer 2 ABC transporter substrate-binding protein; this encodes MKRRIAVSILFLLVMSMFFTGVVGAKKYRILIMPKLMGIPYFNASEKGALQAGIDLGAEVIYAGPTQIDAAVQVKMIEDYISRGVDAICIAPNDPAAVTPVLKKARQKGIVVLDWDTPADKAVVDLSVHQIDDKVYGEHIWDLFVDKLGRKTGNYAVLTGGLEAENLNAWIDYGLAHAKQVYPGLKLVAERIPTNENQQEAYVKTLNLLKAYPNLDGIIALSSPAPIGAAQAVREKGLKDRVAVVGITVPSEARTYLKSGDLKAATLWDPSVLGYFTIWAAYQKLVGVPITDGMSVPKVGKIEVKPDGKTLVMGPPTDFTVDNVDQFNF
- a CDS encoding ABC transporter permease, which produces MKRAWEQHSVLIAVLVGVVILFSILSPTGFMSWNNIQTVLFQVPEFGLLTLGMMMVILTGGINLAISSISALSGIIAAFVMVRSDLGMGTYATILAAVLAAMAAAAAMGAASGYIVAFIGVSPILVTLGMKILLEGVCMRLTKGGSISGYPEEFYFLGSGAVAKIPVPILIFALAAVIAHVLLNRTPWGMKMCMTGSNRTASQFSGIDVKKALLQAYVYSSIMAGIASMIMISRYNSAKVTLGSSYLLQSISAAVLGGTDMAGGRGSVLGTMIAICIIQVISNGLNILGTNRFITDAIMGVILVSVLVLSRYSQIRGSIRPKAADVSAGAGTGAEH
- a CDS encoding ABC transporter permease, whose amino-acid sequence is MVGVLKRKEANILYIIVAISIAISIRNRAFLTWENALDLLKANAVMGMVAMGMLMAILTGGIDVSVGAVTAVVTVMTGRLMLSMNLNLSVVFVLAGVFGALMGFINGFCIAAFNLPPIVVTLGTVSVYNGLNLYCTNGTWITNLPQWFQDFGDITVLGLPIQVVFLAAAALVTWFVLNHTVVGRGIYAMGGNLDAARRTGFNVSRITMFVYSYIGFMAGIAAVVHSSIVKMVDPNAFAGFDLQVIAVVVLGGANALGGEGSVFGTLLGLLMIGIINNGLILAWIPTYWQQVIVGIIILSAVCFDVIRRRNTERSMCKIDIA